Part of the Vigna angularis cultivar LongXiaoDou No.4 chromosome 1, ASM1680809v1, whole genome shotgun sequence genome, ACAGAAATCTAAGGTAAGATTTAGATTCAAAAGATaccatttaatttataaaaacttatttatatatatatatatatatatatatatatatatatatatatatatatatatatatatatatatttagcaTAAAGTAAATTTAGTTTACAGAAAAATCTATatcatttttctattatttttctgCCATAACTAAGTCAAAACTCGTTGAAACATGTTCATATATTGAAACTTTCAGAACATTTTGTGGAAGAGATACATTAATCTTGTAAGTTTTAATTCTCGTACAGACAATCTATGTGACAATGAACCAACATAATGATCTCTTACAAATTTACCTgttttaaatagattttatgTGGCGTCTGCAATGGTGAACCTTTTATAACAATATACTGATGTGTCAAATAATGCAGCATGTAAGGCATATTTGATTTGCTTTCCcaatttacaaattatatagTAAAAGATACGTTATTTCGTTTTATGTGTAGGATTCATTCAGAACACAATGACGCTGATGGAATGCTTTCATAAGTTTTGCAAAGAATGCATTGAGAAATCCATGCGCCTTGGGTTGGTCCACAAACTGCAATCTATGTTATTGTCTTACAGATTTAGTTGGGATATCTTAGTTTATTTTTACAAGTGCTAATGGATCCAAATTGGTTTTATTGTAGAGTCAATAAGTGTCCTGTTTGTGATGTTCATGTTGATAGTCAATTGTCACTGAAAGAAGATTCACAATACGATGCTTTAGTTACTGCCATAGTGCCACATGTTGTGAAGTACAAGAAAAAGGTAATAAGATGGAAATGTTGTATAGGattgaaaaatatctttatatgaataaaaaaactcATGAACATGGTTTTCTGACACAGGGGGAAGTGGCTTTGCGTGTGCCTAGGAGGACAAATGATCAAGAGGTGCAACTTTGCTAAAAAAAGTTTTgatatttaaatgtttattaaaaattggttagatttgtttttagttttggattttgaaaagaaattaaaatttgttattgtccaaaactttgatatattttagtctttaaacttttaaaataaatgaatgcaatttttttaaattaattatattaaatttattttacatgtgAAATGCTTTTCATGCTAGTATAGTatgaattgtttattttattttatctatatttagTTCATTGTCAATTGagaaatatatttgatatgttaaaaaaatttaacgtaACTAggttaaaagaattatatttatttatatttaaagtttaagaataaaaatgtagtaaaatatagaatataaacaaattttaattttgaataaaaattcaaaaattaaaaatatatttaacttttagaaaTAACCAAAAACTTATTTAACTTTACAAATAACgacatttattgtttttgttactTTATCATACAAGTTATGAAGAGGCCTTGAATAACAAACTATAGTATGTTTTTTCTTCTAACTATCCACTCTTTAGGttataatttgaatgttttacGTTTGAACAATAACTTTTTAGAGTTATTCTTATTGAACTACAAggtgtttctctttttctttattttacattaagtatACCATTTGTTATACCAACAGGCAAGTTTTCAACAGAGTTACGCCAGTGTTAGTGGCGAGAAGGCTAGGAGTAATCGTCTCGCCAAGCTTGTTGATCATCTACGTAAATCTGATGAGAACGTTGACgaggtatttttttttcttttttctgataATAATTGTTTATACATTACTAGTACTGGACACTATAGACTCTACAAGAACTTCTAGCTTTCAAGGTCACTCTGGCTAGAAGTAATGAAGGCATCTTTCTCATAAATGAAGGCATCTTTGCTTTTACATGGAGTTGCTACTTCCATAGTTTCTTAGATTTTATTATAGTAAACTTTCTATAAATTTGTATCACAATCTAACAATATTTATCAGCAACGTTGTTAAGTTCTCTTTCTTTGTATGTTTCTGTAATGGGCATTGATACTGTTGCAATGATACAATGACTAGGTCTTATGTTATTTCAGATGGAGATTCACCTTGTGCTTATCTCTTTGGATGAGCAAAGGATACCGAGTTTGCAGGAACCGTATCTTTTATGCAGGCCTACTTGCTCAGTGAAGACACTGTGCAAGGTTATATATCTCTCCATGTAAATCATTTTTGTGTGctatatttcatattaattctgATTGGATTTCTATGTGCAGTATGTTGAAATCAAAGCTGAGCTGCAGGCGGATCAAGTTGAATTATTCTTGATAGAAGAATCAGAAGCCAATGTTGTAACTGGTAACATAACCATTGATCCAGACAAGGACAAATTGCGTGTTCTGCAAGATGAAGAAACTTTGGCTCAACTCTACACTCCGAATGTCACCAACTGTGGTCATCTGGTAAACTCTAAATGTAGCCTACAAAAAcctttcaataaatattatgtGAAGAATGTaagcaaataaaatataatgatatcATCGTATAAGTGGAACTTAGATTATATATATGGGTGTGCGTCTGTGTCTTTTCAAAAGAAGGGATTTTAGTGTCCTTTTTCTGACGTAAAGTATAAGGCATAATTAGATActtatgttttctcttttatagTACTGTTGCTACCTTGTTAGCTTTCCTTCTTttattatctcattttttttcttcttgaatTTGTTATTTGCAGCTCCTAGCTTATAAGATGAAGTAGCGGAATTCGCATGCTTGGGTTTAGCAGACGATGAAACAAACCCTTGAATGTCTGgttgtttttttccttttaataattttttctcatGTTGGAGAAAAAGGTTCTCAACATTTTCGGTTAGTCAGAACCGTGGATATGTGGAGACCTTATAGTGTACCGACTTCCGGTGTTCCAAactatttcataaatattttgattaagaATATATGTATGAAGTTGTATTTGGTGATCTTTTAATGCTATCAGTATTAggttttattcatatttttatggATTTTGCAACTTTTAACTGTCTAAAGATAGGACGTATATTTAAccttgatatattttaaaacacaaattcgGAATTTGATTTGTTGAATCTTCATCCGATAGTCACAATTCTCATGATTTTATGTATGCAATCTGGTTTGGTTGACATCCTAAGTTTGAACAATATTAACCTTTTGTTGTAAGTTGGATGTAACTTTGTAGAAGAGTCTATCCTCATGTTTTTGGTATGATTACAAggcatatattttgttttgataaatcAACCTCaacatttttagtttaaatttcagTTGTTCTGTCTTCTTCCAACAGTCACTATTgtgttgattattttaataaatgtaagATTTATTGCAACCAATCTGATCCCCCGTGATGATGTTGAGTTTCATAAAATTAGTTCTTATCATGGTTAGTAATTATAAAGGAAAATGTTTCGCCGTGCACTTTAATTTGTTGAATACCATTATTGCAACACTTTAGAAGTGTGATGTTTTGGAGTTCCAAAAGAGAGTATCAATCATCTCTTGTTAAACCTATGTTAGGATACAAACAAAAAGTCTCACATTAGATGAAAACAAGAAATGAACttaagtttatatatacataagatATCTTCAATGATAAGAAGTCTTTGAACGTAGTATTAAAAACAAATCCGTTAATGTTTGATCCAGAGTACAAACCTATGTGTGTTAACACTCCCTACAATTTAAGAtgatatttttgaatatttgaaCCGCATCTGCCAAGCTCATAATAGAGATATCAAAACTCAGTGTGAGGTGAATACCATAAGTTATATGGTCTCAACACACACTAAtaggatttttctttttttacatataatattttaaattttttatgttcatGTTATGTTAGACATAGATTCGAGAAACGTAAATTTTTACATTTGgtaaaataacaaacataaaTTATGTCTCTTGCATTCATATGAATAACATAGTGTGTCATCCTTGAAACATGCCAATAGGGAATAATATTTAATGGTTGATGAAAAACAAGGACATAATAAGGTTGAACTTAGCTTCGGGTGTTAGGGTAAACTTAAATGTGATAgatttgattaaattatttttttgttgaagaGCTTTGTCTATTTTAGAGTGCAAAGATGAGCATGAGTAGATTAATGTAGTAGTTATTAGacaataataagaataaattgtaGAGTTTATGACTTTGTAGGTGAAAAGCCAATATGTAAGTCTATAAATTGTAAGTATTTGATTGCATATAGTGTGGAACATACCATCAGCatgttaagaaaatattattgaaagtcattttttcctaaaaaattGGTACCAGCTCGTGGTGGTTGAGGCCACATAAAGCCTTGTGAAGACAACAAACTGTGGAGTATTGGTGGAGAAATATGAAGATTATTCCATATCTCACATCTCTATTGAGAAAGACATTATTTTCATGAACTTTGATGCACTTGAGACTTGTTCTAATGACCAAATGGATTCCTTACACCATAGAACTTATGTAAAAGCATATTTAGAATTAAGACAAAGCCATTTGATCATTAGGCCCAAAATTAGGTGCATTAAGTCCATTTGACAGTTCCAAAAGTACCTAAACTCTAAACAACACTTTCTAATCCATATATCAGTTTACCAACTACATAACCAACTCTAATTACACTTGTTAGCATCCTTCCAACACCTCAGTTTCCTTCTAGTCATCCTACTTTCAATTTCCAACACCTAAACCTCCAAAATGAACTAAGAAACTCAATCTATGATGTAGTTGTCACTTCTATGATAAAAGTTTCTAATATAAACCCCTAGACAAGTTCTAATTAACCTTATAAAAGACTTCAAACTCTTCAAAACAGTTTATACACCCTTGACTAAAAAATGTCACTACTCAAAACCATAATTTACACTAAAAACACTCTAAAACTTCAACAAATCACTACCCCTTTATTCCAAAACAGATTTAAATCCATCAACACCTCTAACAAGATAACAGCCTCAAGTAGTATTCTTACATCAGTCCTTATTTCTTAAATACACTCATCAAAACCCCTATTTTTGACCTTGACCAATTATTGATTTTATCTCTTTATACTCCAACCATTTTGAATTCAATTTATCACATCAATATAACTTAATTACACACTAACATATTTCAACATGAATTTCATATAGTACCAAACATTCAATCATCAAACAAACATTGATTATTATTCAAACTCAAACATTAgaacaataatttcaaatac contains:
- the LOC108341517 gene encoding putative E3 ubiquitin-protein ligase RING1b; translation: MSAQKRPHEQPQDEAESEQNGSLSNLDKDKEYVVMDLSILKCGICRGFIQNTMTLMECFHKFCKECIEKSMRLGVNKCPVCDVHVDSQLSLKEDSQYDALVTAIVPHVVKYKKKGEVALRVPRRTNDQEASFQQSYASVSGEKARSNRLAKLVDHLRKSDENVDEMEIHLVLISLDEQRIPSLQEPYLLCRPTCSVKTLCKYVEIKAELQADQVELFLIEESEANVVTGNITIDPDKDKLRVLQDEETLAQLYTPNVTNCGHLLLAYKMK